TAAGCAATTCATTCAGTTACCTATGCTCATAACTGGTTTTGAGATTCAACCTGTTATAGTTGCATGTAACTCCTTCCTTAGCTACTTATGCAAAGTTGGTGCTATTGAATTTTATAATGACAAGATAGATAGAGGTTTTATAGCAGATAATAACTATACCATTCTGCTTCACTCCTTACTCTACTGATCAACATTTCAAATATCGGAATCCTTTCTAGGAAACAATCGATCTAAAGATTTTAATGCTTGATAGACATTTTGAAGAGGTAGAATTCAGTTGTCTAAATCGTGGATCCTAGATATTCTTGTGATAGATATGCCTCCTGACAAGAGTAATGCTCAAATATCTGTTTCCCAAAAGCTACAATTATCAGGTATCTTGACATGTTTGGAATTTCTTCTAAAACAAACTTGGACTATGGAAACACTACTATAACTACTCAAGATGTTGCAATAATAACCATTCAAGAAAACTAACTTGTGAATCCCAAAGCCATTGCCATGAAAGGTTAAACAAAATAACGAGAATCAAATGGGAAATGCTGCTTTCGAAGGGATATTGAGATATTcaagtagggtaaaactaaaaCTCCATGTCCATTGTTTTCATACTCATTTTTCTACACAGGGATTCTGGAAAGTCCAGTTGTATTGCCATGTTCTTGCAATGGATGTTGAAACATGTATCTCTAGTACTCTATCTGATGACCATTTGAGGTTTTCACTCAACTTTCACCAGCTTGAAGGAGTGATCCAATTAAATCATAAAGTTATAGTTCGAGAAACGTGGATTAAAGTAATGCTGAACACCAACAACATTAGGTACATTTGTCTTCTTGAACTAGTTTTTTGGACATAAAACTTATAAGTCGGTCAAACTAGCTTATACACTCTTCTTGATTTATTTGCACGTTTTGTCTTATAAACACAAAACAACGGAATGCTCACTTGTAAATAGGATAAAAATGTCTTAAGTTTGGTTTTGGCATAATAGATAAATGTGCCATGTAATTTCGTTTCAGCTTGCATTTATGCGCTTCAACTTTGGGTATGCACAAGTGTCACGCTCCGAGCCTACACCCTAGACGTGACGGGCACTCggaaaccattgttggtcccaagcgAACACTTGGCCTAACTTACTACTAAACTGAAGATTCAACATACATGCGGAAGCTTTAATAAGTGAACTTTTGATAAAAACATTTAAGTCAAAACTCAAAAcatctcaatctcaatttaTGTAACGTCTAAAAATAGCTCTTAATATAAAAATGGTAATgtttaaaacatcaaaataaataaactaaattgactCACTAACTTtgactatctatgaagcctttacTACCTGAAGATAGGTGCCAAGACAATATCCACGGTTATCTGagtataaattaaataaaattgaacTAACTATACTGGAGCCCTCCGAAAGCAACGAGGTTTCACCAACTGTTCAAGGAAAGAGATCTTACTGAAGTGTCTGCGATCGAAACTACTTgaatcagtacatgaaatgtatagTATATAATAAAGCTAAATGAAacaaataactaaaaaaaacaCTGCAACTGATAGAATATACTCAACTGGATGTAAAGAAATAAAATCATTTATCTTTACAAAATTCTTACTATTTGTAAACTCaacaatataaagtaatatggtaaaaatattttttaactctATTTGGGAGATTCtctatccgacaaccatcactatgagctacgtgatgatacaatgtctCGCCCACGCTGCCAGAATCGTCCTATCCCTTGCCAGGGTATAAGACCTCTCaactaagtggatccactaagtaATATAAGGAAATCATTTACAAAGTATGAATCATTTACCCATGTTAGCTACATGGTTTATGAGGACTATGAGTTGTCTGAACTCTTTCCCATATCGATGCTCATTACTACTCCCATTAATTATATGCTCATGCTCAACTCAATGTTTAAAAATATTGTCTTTTTTGGGTTTGAGGTAATTACTCAAACTAGTCTCTTAAAAAAGGAAATTGCTTTAAacttatttagaattcaaggtTTCTCTTTAAAATGTTATCTTTGGGAAAATACGTAGTTCCCTATACTCTTCTCAAAGCTCTTCTTTTAAAACTCTTCTCCAAAACtgttttaaaacttttttcagAAATCAATTCAAGTAATTATATGGTTAAAAGGATCTCTTGTCAATTATTCCAAAAATCAACTCAAGAAGTAGGGTTCATGCTGAAATATAGACATGAACAATATCACAACAATACTCAACTACATGAATACAATAACTCAAGAATTGGATTAAAATTCATTCAACAATAGGCTTAACTCGAATTTACTCAAAATAACGGAATAAACCCCTAGATTACTCTTTTCGAAATTCTGATATATGTAGAACATGTGGACGAGCTAGTCCGACACTATGAAattcttacataccttaaaagctcCACAAATCTTAATGAAGAacctaacttgaagaagaataatCAAGAggccctttcttgaaattcttcaaTTCGTTTTATTGGAAACCCTATGATTAAGATTTAAGATTTTTCTTAGAGATTCATGAATAGACGTAGAAATTTTGATTGGAAATCTTGAAATCTATAGAGAAGAACGTACCTTGATGAAAAACCTTGAAAGAGAACTCTAACTTGATatgttcttgaaaattcttgagcgttCAAGTTTAGGAATGAATGAGAGAgtttttaattatgaaaactGATTTTCTACATGTTTAGGGACATTAAAAAAACTCTTCAAagatttataggaaaaaaataacctaaaaaataaaagagacgtCATTCAACTTAGCCATTATAGAAATCTGCCAGGTTGGAGCATCTTTGGTAAAATAGCTTTAACTTTATAATCCAAACTCGGATTGATAtaatcttggtggcattggaaaaatgactcatagacctttaatttgatatgtcatGATCCACCTAACTACttgacccttatacggactcatgCGAAAACTTAACCGAtaaaaattctttggacttgacttAGTGTTAGAGATTCCTTATGACTCTacaccacatctaatacactttaaatacttaggaattgatcctaacacatatatcaattagaattcatcgaGGTCACCTATATGCACATGAAGAATAGTTCGGATCttaactttaaaaatcattggggtgttacaacaaGTAGACATgtaaacttgtataaagttgaacaagtaaATATATGTGTCCTATGTGGAATCCTACGTGACTAATTTGTGTTCTCTGTGTATTATGTCACATAGGActcgtgtgtctacttatttaattttatacaaatttaagcgTCTACTTGTACACATCCAAAGTTAGACGACATAGATGTTAGCTGATGCCAAATTAAATgacatgtttatgtattatgcctttggATTTTGGCCAAAAATACCACTGAACTATTAGAAATAGGGCAAAAATGTCCTGCAGTTAGTAAATTGGCCCAATAATGCCCCCATCTCATTAAGTGCATTTAAGTTATTTTAACTGAATAAGTACATGCTTATTACATTCTTTTAGTAAATAGTAACTATTTATTATAGGGATAATGAGTATCCCTTGAACAATGACCGAAATCTAGTGACACAGCTTAACTTAACTAGAGTTTTATTACCCCCTCCCTTCTTCTCCCAAactcatttttcttatttttgttcaCCTGTTGTGTCAATGTGGCACCTTGAACCAAGTAAGTTATTTGTGTTTGTACACACGCGCCTGTCACGTCAGTAAATACCATGCCCTGAGTCTACTTCCTAGGTATGGCgtcactcaaaaaccattgttggttcCCAAGCGAACCCTTGACCTGACTGACTCACTAAGCGAAAGatttaactcataaaaatataactcATGATAGGTATGTAATTTATAAGCAATTTTAACTCaagaaataatttcaaatactaaaatatgaTAGATGAATAGTTCAAAACATAACTCTAAAATATGACCTCAAACTTTGTctgactagtctatgaagcctctaaaataGGTATATGGACAggcccacggctacctcaaactGATAAATAAAAACTGAAAAGTAAAGACTTAATAGcgcctctgaatgcaaagagatCTCACCATAACGTTGGATGGACGTCTGATCTTCAACGAtacgcctattgatgatctctatcacatgtgtctgcatcataaaatattgcagcgccaaatgacgtcagtatatggaatgtatgatatgtaaaatagctgaaaggaaaaattactcaaagatactcaactcaaaagactcaactttaaaaatagctcaactcaatagagcatacaataaatatgtaagacaatgctttaaaatatataaataagaaaatgcaactcaatatataacaatataatattttactcttggggagtttctctaactgacaaccatcacttataagttacgtgatgatacaacgaactaTTGTCATTGTCACAGTCGTtcaataccttgtcagggtaagggacgcaactcatctcatggatccaataaaatTCCTCTTCTGGGACTATGAGGATTCTCCTGAATAAATGACACGATCTTATCCCACGCTAGCTatatagtttatggggttcaagTTGTTCAATattcttacccaaatcggtgtttaatactactctcaaaatatattaagtaatGCTCATATCTCAAGTGAGCGTatgtactcaattaactcatttagtctcattggacttacctcaaaactcaactcttcccaaactctttctcaattaaaagatgaagtaaatcattctttaagctcaaaaaatgcataaaataattaatgcaaaactcaactcatgtgaTTGCAAACATGAACAAACatttcaagaactcaactcatgaaaatcatcaaagtatatttaaatatatacaagaactcaataagaaattacatataaaactcaagaattcaatttttcgggattgaaactcaaactcaaaactcaactcgacTAAATGAATATGTAGGCAACGATTACGAACTCAGTCCAATGTTGtaattagccttacatacctggaagggCAAAGATCTAAGTGAAACTCGAAGAATTTAGTTGAAACGCTTGGACCCTAGCTTCTCCTCTTTTCCCTAATCATTGCTCttaaaatattctaagtgttaatgaaaGAAAAGGCACGTTGGGTACTGATAAAAGGtctaattttagtcccaaaacgtCTTGGATTTAGTTTGGaaaagggtgggaaaagacccAAATACCCCTTACTTAAAACTGATTTGGGTCGTTACGGGTCTTTCTACGGATTGTAGAAGACCGATCGTGAAGAAGGGGGTCCATAATTGTACTCCACTATTTTGTGCAAGGCTGGGTCTATGGACACCctttacgggtcgtagacccaTTTACGGCTCGTGAACGTGGATCGTAGAAGTCCACTAAAGTTTCTTGACTTGGGGTCTCCGGACCCCTTGATGGGTCGTACAAAGGTCCAAGGATCATAGACCCATTCGTGGAACCTAAGTGcacattctagtagctactggaatatGTCACTCGACTCTACGATTGACCCTACGAGTCGTGACATGCACTCGTAGAAAGGACCTTGAAGACTGGGCGTTAGGGCCCTTCTACGGATGATATCTACGATCCATAGACATCGTAAAAGGAACTTCAActcaaaatttattcaaaatgtggggggggggggttctaCAAGCCTCTCTACGGCTCTTGAAGCACTCCACAGGTCGTAGAGTGTGCCTGTGAACCCCTGATAGTTTACTTTCCTCAGTTTTTTCTCTTAGTTCTTGACTTgatctaggctagaatagtacGGGGtgttataataaatatatatattttttaaaaaaaaagttaaaaaaaataattttttaaaagtttttaaatcttcttattttctttatcttgtaattaaattagttattatacgtaaaaaaaataaaaaaaaattcttgtatttaaactttttctaatttttgttttaccttcattcattgtcttttctcttttatttttctattgattttatctgctcttttaattttctttctctttgcttttgatttgatttcaaatttaatttcaaatgtcttgtatttaaaataagttaatttcgaatggatatcaaaataagcgcaaaaaaaatattagaaaattaaaacgttaaaattaaaggacactttttaattattttttattaaatacacataatatttaaaaaataattaaaagtgaaaagataagaaattaatgaaagaaagaaaaataaaagtttaaagTGAGTaagatattaaaataatattttacatagaaagaaatgaaaataataatatataagttTTTTTGAcagttttaatatcaataattatgtgtaCTAACTAATTATAAAATTACCAATTAAAAAAAGTCATGTGTCCAATTTTTTCACTCATCACTTGCCTTCAAGACACTCTCTATGCCATATCAGCTTTTAGAGTATATTTattccattttaaaataattgaggTAGATAATAGGACCCTAATTAAGTTAAGATATGTCGGTGGAATTTCGATCATAATTCAGAGGGTACTTATGCATTATCCCTTATTATCAATTTCAGCGTACTTCTATCCAAACATATAATTGTTGAACACTTAAAAGTGATTGTCAATACTTGATGCTTATGGAGTACTTTTAATAAGCAGAATCTAATCTAATTTGAGTGAACAGCCATAAccacatcatttttttattgaaaaaaaaacctaaaGATTGAATCTTGATGCAAAAAATGCTCATCTAGCTACTACTTTTAATCTGCTAATTCAAATCGACTATAATGTGAGCCACTTTTATCATGATAGAGATATATATGCACTACTTTTATAGGATGTATTAGCTCTAAATAGCAAAGTTGGAAGGTATATCggcctttttcctttttgaaaatGCTGGCTTTGACGCTAATTATAACTGACTCCATATGTTATAGCAATCCATATTTGGAATTTCCTTTCATTAGTGAAGAGGAGTCTTAgaataactggtaaagttgttgctatgtgaccaggaggtcaagagttcaagccttggaaatagtttttgacagaaatgcaaggtaaggctgcgtacaatagacccttgtggtcgggtccTTCCCCAAACCCTGTTCATAGCgagagcttaagtgcaccgggccgCACTTTTTAGTGCAAGTGATTGAATCCTTTTTCCTTTGTCCTTGGAATTTTACTATATATTTGTTCAATCTTATTTTAAGCTTTCATTGCTTCTTAACAATTTTGTACACATTACAATGCTGCTTTTTTTTAAAACTGTTCTAATTAGGGCAGAAAATAAGCAAATTATGTGTTTGATAAAAAAGTGCTGAAAAGCTCTTTTTCTGCTTAATTGATTGAAATACCTTTAAATTTGTTTAAAATAACATAAGTTTGTtattttaactcttttaacttaaattaattcaaaaataaattaatctttgtctCAATTCACTTAAAGAAAACTAGTTTCTCTTGAGAAAGTCTCCTGCTCATGAAGGAAGATGACTCAAGAATTCTGATGCAGGGGACTACGAAGCATTTCTGCACACGATAACCAGTTAATTTTGATTGACTACGAAGCATTTCAGCTTCATTATGTTATTATTAGAGTATTTGATTGTTCAATAagctttataaatattttctaatactATATGATTAAGCATTTATTAAGTCCTTGTCTTCTCTTCCTTTGAGTTGCTTCTACATTAAATTTATCTACTTTTATTACAGTATTAGTTTAACTGATTAGCCTTAACTCACAAGTGAATAAATCAATGTATGAGAGCAAGGGttattgagaaaaaaaaaacaataccaATAATATTAATTAGTAATATAAAAAGCCGTACCTTAAGGGTTGTGATATAGATAATCTACATACCCTAGACGCAACCTTCATTTTGATAATCAATACAACAAATATAACTCTACAACACACAAATACATTTACAACCTTCACACACTTAAAAGAAGATGTAACATAGATAGTCTATCCAGACGTAAGCATTATTTTGATAATCAATGTAACTATGCAAGGTTGAGATGAAGCACTTCTCTAAATTCCAATCTTCTAGTCTCAGCATAAGAAGTTAGATGTTTATTTGGCCAATAAGTTAACCAAAGTCTCCCTTTCAATTCCCATTCCATTGTTTTCCCTATAGCCCTTTTGTCCACTTTCCAACACACACTTTCCCCATACTCGTCTCCAGCAAAAATTACCCCTCCTTGCTTAGTAAAAGGCCTATAAACACTTGAATATCTGTTCTTGAACCAAGCCTTTGGCTGAATTAATGAAAACACAGAAGGCTTCGATGAAAATACCTCTCTTCCATTTCCACTATCATGAAGAAACCAATTCAAATTTACTCCGTCTCCATTAACAGATTGTTCAAATTTCCACGGCTTCATGGTCGTAACAACTGTCTCTCCCGCGGAGACTTTTAAGCCCATGTAAGTGTTTGGTGGATCGAATCCTGCTTCAATGGTCTTTTCGGTGCCAATTTCTCTTGACGGATTGTCAGAGGACTTGTTTACTGATATGCTCAACACATTGGATTGAAGTGTTGGAGTTAGTTGCAATGAGATTCTTGAAGGGAAATGCTTCTCTGATACCCCTGATCCTCTCTCTGCCATTAGTGATTCATTCACTAGCCTAACAACATCACACCTACATGAACATACATTTATAAATCAAGTTAAAAATTCACTCttacttctcttcttcttttttttccgtCATATTATAGTCGATTTGAATTAGCAGCTTAAAAGTAGTCGATAAACATATTTCACATCAAATTAAAATGAGATAAATGTCAAAAACACCTAAATTATCACCTTTTTTTAAGTTTCATTCCTAAAGTATCaggagtgtgagtttcatacttaaactatcacttattagtttgaaaaacacaatagaaaaatatttgaaaataacataatagAAATCTTGGTCAAACAAAAGTGCTTATAAGCTGAAAAATTACAAGTGAGTGTTTTATTGATTTGTGTTTATAAGTATTTCTATGTAAACCAAACGTGTAAATAAATCAAGAAGAGGGTATAAGCTAGTTTGATCGACTTATAAATTTTACACACGAAAATTTTTAGTTCAAAGAAGACAAATGTACCTAATGTTGTCGGTGTTCACCATCACTTCAATCCACTTTTCTCGAACATTAAATCTATGATTTAATTGGATCACTCCTTCAAGCTGGTGAAAGTTGAGTGAAAACCTCAAATGGTCATCAGACAAAGTACTAGAAGTAGATGTTTCAACATCCATTGCAATAACAGGGCAATACAACTGGACTTTCCAGAGCCCCTGTGTCGAAAACGAGTATGAAAACAATGGACATGGAGTTTTCATGGGATTCGAAGAAGAATGAATTTCCAGGATCCAATTAGTTATCGCTAGATTTACTGAACGCATCCACTGCTCTTCAGTATTCGATCCCAAAATCCTCACGAGTAATTTTGATGCTTGTCTAGATTGCGAACATGAAAATTGATTCTTCAGGGCACTAATACATGTGGACCTTAGATCAGCAGGGACTTCATAGATACAAATTATGAAAGCCAGAGTAAGAAATGAGAAATTGAAAATTTCCTTAAAACTGGAGTTGTTAAAATCCATTCTTGGGATCTTGAGGAAGAAGGAAGAATTTTTATTGGGACCATAATTCAGGACATCGTGAACGAAATTGATCAAGAGATTGAATATTGATTCGTCGTCTAATAATGTTGTTGAGTTGTGCTTGATTCTTAATGGCTTTGAGGTCCACAGTGAAATAGGAAGATTATAATCTGCGACGATGGAAAAATGGTAATTTTTGGCTATGGAAAGTTTGAGGGAAGGTTGAGATGAACATGAAGGAGAAATGCAAATTGAAATAGAGTCAGTTTTCCATTTAGAAATTGGTGGTAAGTTGTGAATCCAGGAGTATATATCAGGAAAATTGCAACTATAATTATAAGCCATAGTTTTAATCACACTTTGTATGTATTTGAATTTGTATATGATGGAACTTATGTGTAAATATTTATAGACAGATTGTGAAAAGAAAGATTCTCAAGGCTAAGATATAACTTAAAAggttataacttgaacttgctTTCATGAATGGAATAAAGGTACTAGTtgaaaaattgcacaaggaaATACTTTGAATGggtatatttaatttatagaaTCTTTTAACTTTGGGACCAGctaaagagaatatttgaacCCGTTTGGCCTGAAgttatgatttgaaatcatgatgtAAAATCATATGAGATGAAATTGAAGTTTTATTTGGACATTTAATatgaatttttaagttatattttttgctcataaacataaaaatctcataagttgtgaaaactatcaaaattgtccCTATTCATTTATACAATCTTATCAAATAAGCAAAAGTTTATAATAAAAGTATAATACACTATCACAAatctattctaaaaaaaatacaacatttaTTGATCGAActttaattcaataaaaaaagtaaaattgaacaTGAGTTGTAGTGTAACTCTTTAATAAAATTGAACATGGTCAATATCACTAATAACTATATCATCTTGTTCTAATCACTCCTTTGATATTCTTGCAAAAGATTATATAGATATAAAATGGtgattattttacttttttacaaaatataaacttgtggatcaatttttatttttaaaaaaatgtgaaatcgTGATATGAAATTCCCAAATCAAGCTTTTTGGAGAATTCGAGTTCTTATCTCATGATTTAAAATAATGAGATGAAATCACATGTCCAAATACTTGTAATTTTAAATCACGAAATGAAATCACATGTCCAAATGCTTATTTCTATTAATGGATCCGGCTCCTCTCcatttttctcaagtttttgCTTAGACAGGATAATGTTCAAACTTTCAAATCTCTTTTTGTTATTTCATATCTTTACTTCAACTACTTTTGTACGTATGACGATGATTCTTATTCTTTATTTGTAACATTAAACGTAAAGAATCTAGGCTTATGCATGTTAAAGTTTAATTTTTCATCCCACAAGAATGTGAGTGGTTCCGTGCCAAACTCCTATTAAAACTCTGCCAAACAGCCTAACGTTAACGTTTTACTTCGCACGAAATTAAGCTTATGATGAGGTTTCATGTACCGTCAAACCTTTCTATAACAATTTACTCataaaattggaaattttggataTTTATTTTGGATTATGGATTAgccttcaaattttattttttaaaaatatatgaatatcGTATTTAGTACTTCAAAAGCTTTATACCTTATATTTGTTGGGGGAAGAAAcactacaactaaagtttgatatgataataaataatgaaaataaattggacatgaAAATTTTACGTGGacacccctcaaacagatagaggggaaaaactacggggtagaaggattttactatgataatatgggagtacactgctctcaaatatatacaaggagaaaacaacaattaacatctctctcttgtaaaag
This region of Solanum dulcamara chromosome 9, daSolDulc1.2, whole genome shotgun sequence genomic DNA includes:
- the LOC129904661 gene encoding uncharacterized protein LOC129904661; its protein translation is MAYNYSCNFPDIYSWIHNLPPISKWKTDSISICISPSCSSQPSLKLSIAKNYHFSIVADYNLPISLWTSKPLRIKHNSTTLLDDESIFNLLINFVHDVLNYGPNKNSSFFLKIPRMDFNNSSFKEIFNFSFLTLAFIICIYEVPADLRSTCISALKNQFSCSQSRQASKLLVRILGSNTEEQWMRSVNLAITNWILEIHSSSNPMKTPCPLFSYSFSTQGLWKVQLYCPVIAMDVETSTSSTLSDDHLRFSLNFHQLEGVIQLNHRFNVREKWIEVMVNTDNIRCDVVRLVNESLMAERGSGVSEKHFPSRISLQLTPTLQSNVLSISVNKSSDNPSREIGTEKTIEAGFDPPNTYMGLKVSAGETVVTTMKPWKFEQSVNGDGVNLNWFLHDSGNGREVFSSKPSVFSLIQPKAWFKNRYSSVYRPFTKQGGVIFAGDEYGESVCWKVDKRAIGKTMEWELKGRLWLTYWPNKHLTSYAETRRLEFREVLHLNLA